Proteins co-encoded in one Myotis daubentonii chromosome 8, mMyoDau2.1, whole genome shotgun sequence genomic window:
- the ROMO1 gene encoding reactive oxygen species modulator 1: MPVAVGPYGQSQPSCFDRVKMGFVMGCAVGMAAGALFGTFSCLRIGMRGRELMGGIGKTMMQSGGTFGTFMAIGMGIRC, encoded by the exons ATGCCGGTGGCCGTGGGTCCCTATGGACAGTCCCAGCCAAGCTGCTTCGACCGTGTGAAGATGGGCTTTGTGATGGGTTGCGCCGTAGGCATGGCGGCCGGGGCGCTCTTCGGCACGTTTTCCTGCCTCAG GATTGGAATGCGGGGTCGGGAGCTGATGGGCGGCATCGGGAAAACCATGATGCAGAGTGGCGGCACCTTTGGCACATTCATGGCTATCGGGATGGGCATCCGATGCTAA